The proteins below come from a single Tribolium castaneum strain GA2 chromosome 9, icTriCast1.1, whole genome shotgun sequence genomic window:
- the Atf3 gene encoding activating transcription factor 3 isoform X1, giving the protein MHNLNVNLASTAVNSHNLLVDSACTTPRTPEILNSLIAMTNPMDNYSYGNNNIAKTSSKPPTNMSSDSNSSSSSQLESPTTNPPSVQQTCSQLIKAGLKLSIEQKRKHQSDGEDLLDLDKCKRIKKNDCSESEEDKNKQDGMLNWTWYENDDCSKLTPEDEERRRRRRERNKIAATKCRLKKREKTANLVNESETLETQNIELKSQLHELQNQKRGLIEMLNLHRPVCQHNISPVTRECIYRLPPVGSVIETHSYSRPASVDPNFRTQNMEVYSRPASVGVTNNITYSRPNMNFKAPSIVVEEVNEAYPQLTNLDNISYHYNSQCHNYSSQSYTASGMDNGCMA; this is encoded by the exons ATGCATAACTTAAACGTAAATCTGGCCTCGACGGCCGTCAACTCCCACAACCTCTTGGTGGACAGTGCTTGCACTACACCACGCACTCCTGAAATCCTCAATTCGCTGATAGCCATGACAAATCCGATGGATAATTATTCGTACGGGAATAACAACATCGCGAAAACATCGTCGAAGCCTCCCACGAACATGTCCAGCGATTCCAACAGCTCCAGCAGTAGTCAATTAGAGTCTCCCACGACCAATCCGCCCAGCGTCCAACAAACATGCTCCCAACTTATCAAGGCTGGACTCAAACTCTCGATCGAGCAAAAACGAAAACATCAAAGCGACGGAGAGGATCTCCTGGACCTCGACAAGTGCAAACGCATCAAGAAGAACGACTGCAGCGAGTCAGAGGAGGACAAGAACAAGCAAGACGGG aTGCTTAATTGGACGTGGTACGAAAACGATGATTGTTCGAAA TTAACGCCCGAGGACGAGGAGCGTCGGCGCCGCCGCCGCGAGCGCAACAAAATCGCCGCGACGAAATGCCGCTTGAAGAAGCGCGAAAAGACCGCCAACCTCGTCAACGAATCTGAAACGCTGGAAACGCAAAATATCGAGCTCAAGAGCCAACTCCACGAGCTGCAGAACCAGAAACGCGGCCTTATCGAGATGCTGAACCTGCACCGGCCCGTGTGTCAGCACAACATCTCCCCGGTGACCAGGGAGTGCATCTACCGGCTGCCCCCGGTGGGGTCCGTCATCGAGACGCATTCCTACAGCCGGCCGGCGTCCGTGGACCCCAACTTCAGGACGCAGAACATGGAGGTGTACAGCCGGCCCGCCAGCGTGGGGGTCACCAACAACATCACCTACAGCCGCCCCAACATGAACTTCAAAGCCCCGAGCATTGTTGTCGAGGAGGTGAATGAGGCCTATCCCCAGCTGACCAACCTCGACAACATCTCCTACCACTACAATAGCCAGTGTCATAACTACTCCTCTCAGAGTTACACAGCGTCTGGAATGGACAACGGATGCATGGCTTAG
- the Atf3 gene encoding activating transcription factor 3 isoform X2 — protein sequence MHNLNVNLASTAVNSHNLLVDSACTTPRTPEILNSLIAMTNPMDNYSYGNNNIAKTSSKPPTNMSSDSNSSSSSQLESPTTNPPSVQQTCSQLIKAGLKLSIEQKRKHQSDGEDLLDLDKCKRIKKNDCSESEEDKNKQDGLTPEDEERRRRRRERNKIAATKCRLKKREKTANLVNESETLETQNIELKSQLHELQNQKRGLIEMLNLHRPVCQHNISPVTRECIYRLPPVGSVIETHSYSRPASVDPNFRTQNMEVYSRPASVGVTNNITYSRPNMNFKAPSIVVEEVNEAYPQLTNLDNISYHYNSQCHNYSSQSYTASGMDNGCMA from the exons ATGCATAACTTAAACGTAAATCTGGCCTCGACGGCCGTCAACTCCCACAACCTCTTGGTGGACAGTGCTTGCACTACACCACGCACTCCTGAAATCCTCAATTCGCTGATAGCCATGACAAATCCGATGGATAATTATTCGTACGGGAATAACAACATCGCGAAAACATCGTCGAAGCCTCCCACGAACATGTCCAGCGATTCCAACAGCTCCAGCAGTAGTCAATTAGAGTCTCCCACGACCAATCCGCCCAGCGTCCAACAAACATGCTCCCAACTTATCAAGGCTGGACTCAAACTCTCGATCGAGCAAAAACGAAAACATCAAAGCGACGGAGAGGATCTCCTGGACCTCGACAAGTGCAAACGCATCAAGAAGAACGACTGCAGCGAGTCAGAGGAGGACAAGAACAAGCAAGACGGG TTAACGCCCGAGGACGAGGAGCGTCGGCGCCGCCGCCGCGAGCGCAACAAAATCGCCGCGACGAAATGCCGCTTGAAGAAGCGCGAAAAGACCGCCAACCTCGTCAACGAATCTGAAACGCTGGAAACGCAAAATATCGAGCTCAAGAGCCAACTCCACGAGCTGCAGAACCAGAAACGCGGCCTTATCGAGATGCTGAACCTGCACCGGCCCGTGTGTCAGCACAACATCTCCCCGGTGACCAGGGAGTGCATCTACCGGCTGCCCCCGGTGGGGTCCGTCATCGAGACGCATTCCTACAGCCGGCCGGCGTCCGTGGACCCCAACTTCAGGACGCAGAACATGGAGGTGTACAGCCGGCCCGCCAGCGTGGGGGTCACCAACAACATCACCTACAGCCGCCCCAACATGAACTTCAAAGCCCCGAGCATTGTTGTCGAGGAGGTGAATGAGGCCTATCCCCAGCTGACCAACCTCGACAACATCTCCTACCACTACAATAGCCAGTGTCATAACTACTCCTCTCAGAGTTACACAGCGTCTGGAATGGACAACGGATGCATGGCTTAG
- the LOC664531 gene encoding ecdysteroid-regulated 16 kDa protein, with protein MLYKVAILLLFVACAYGYEDCGSKDGSVVSVTIANCDNDKKCVLKRNTNVSIEIAFTTNADSDTLTAVVHGVVLGVPLPFNLPNPDGCKDSGVSCPLRAGQSYTYKTSLPVLSSYPKVTVDVQWELKDKEGNDVVCILIPSQIK; from the exons ATGTTGTACAAAGTTGCTATTTTATTGCTCTTCGTGGCTTGCGCCTACGGGTATGAAGACTGCG GTTCAAAGGACGGATCTGTTGTATCAGTTACGATAGCTAACTGCGATAACGACAAGAAATGTGTGCTCAAGAGAAACACAAACGTCTCTATCGAAATAGCATTCACCACAA ATGCCGACTCGGACACCCTCACAGCCGTTGTCCATGGGGTGGTCCTGGGGGTGCCTCTCCCATTTAATCTGCCAAACCCAGACGGGTGCAAGGACTCGGGGGTGAGCTGTCCCCTCAGGGCGGGGCAATCGTACACTTACAAAACCTCCCTGCCTGTTCTTTCGAGCTATCCTAAG GTCACAGTCGACGTTCAATGGGAACTCAAAGATAAAGAAGGAAATGACGTGGTCTGCATTCTTATCCCctcacaaattaaataa
- the Unc-76 gene encoding fasciculation and elongation protein zeta-2 isoform X2, with product MWWTITGNFGNILPIDWSKSYARKLHMPALNLNEKEATTPDDDLELSSEDEAVASDLDMHALILGGLHQDTEPLKTADEVIQEIDDMMQEETCSLDGSPGSRDSIIETNETLEKAKEVLSSPLYEDKLRDLSLSQLNELFLELEVLIREFSETLISELALRDELEYEKELKNTFISLLLAVQNKRRQYHVEKKRSLKNASKTPSGLDPKYLTTVIPYHLDSGPPDNQTLQVLIKILKAINEDSPTVPTLLTDYILKVICPT from the exons ATGTGGTGGACCATAACGGGAAACTTCGGCAACATACTGCCCATTGACTGGTCCAAATCATATGCCAGGAAACTGCACATGCCAGCTCTCAATTTAAACGAGAAG GAAGCCACAACGCCCGACGACGACTTGGAATTAAGTTCAGAGGACGAGGCTGTCGCCAGTGATTTAGACATGCACGCCCTCATCCTGGGCGGTTTGCACCAAGACACCGAGCCGCTTAAGACCGCAGACGAAGTCATCCAGGAGATTGACGACATGATGCAGGAGGAGACGTGTTCGCTAGACGGCTCTCCGGGATCCAGGGACTCCATAATTGAGACGAATGAGACGCTGGAAAAGGCGAAGGAGGTTTTAAGCTCGCCGTTGTATGAAGACA AATTACGCGACTTGAGTCTGTCGCAGTTAAATGAATTATTTCTGGAACTAGAGGTTTTAATTAGGGAATTTTCCGAAACGCTTATCTCGGAGTTGGCCCTCAGAGACGAGTTGGAGTACGAGAAGGAGCTGAAGAACACTTTTATTTCCCTACTTCTTGCCGTTCAAAATAAACGTAGACAATACCATGTTGAGAAGAAGCGGAGTTTAAAAAATGCGTCCAAGACTCCCAGCGGACTGGACCCGAAA TATTTAACCACTGTCATTCCGTACCATTTAGATAGCGGACCACCGGATAATCAAACGTTACAAGTCCTGATTAAAA TTTTGAAAGCCATAAATGAAGACAGCCCCACAGTTCCCACTTTATTAACGGACTATATCCTAAAAG TTATATGTCCGACGTAA
- the LOC103312704 gene encoding RUN domain-containing protein 1, producing the protein MQGERLEPLGASDDRKSEIVRNSGCSKCVCLENEKDFLQTSLFTLTTYFAQVQFRLRQVVDAPFEDQEELLKSLEEFAFTDVNLRDSTDSLGDALLETVKKRREQQKILLGRLKSQLRRLKEFDWNELVEHVRLKENLEQQLKTQIVDLERFIQYLRNVDTKCVCKRSRKSFGSFLVEAIDRIFAFLQMFALLQFTWGSNCFASDRINQWADLRARLELAIIDLKKTLHSNENAHKITTIVRSNLATSIKDLMEHGTKSHPFLGCLSHQATHGWDIILFYYHFKRGVSPKTSKKNLLCAVEEIISTHSRYKRSHDSHFRAFVCAALNAKRLVPWLNLIFHCRRVIETFYYPWSYVATTGYQDSLRSLEALTPLKFDLPVDLDVRKFQIEDNVFS; encoded by the exons ATGCAGGGTGAACGGTTGGAGCCTCTCGGCGCGTCCGATGACCGCAAAAGCGAAATTGTTCGAAATAGTGGATGCAGCAAATGTGTGTGTTTGGAAAACGAGAAAGACTTCCTCCAGACTTCGctatttactttaacgacgtACTTCGCCCAAGTCCAGTTCCGGCTGCGGCAAGTCGTCGACGCGCCGTTCGAGGACCAAGAAGAGTTGTTAAAATCGCTGGAGGAGTTTGCGTTCACTGATGTAAATCTCCGGGATAGTACTGATAGCCTCGGTGACGCGTTGCTGGAAACGGTCAAAAAGCGGCGCGAGCAACAGAAAATTTTGTTGGGACGGTTGAAATCACAGTTGAGACGATTAAAAGAGTTTGACTGGAACGAATTAGTGGAACATGTACGGCTAAAGGAAAATTTGGAGCAACAACTTAAGACGCAGATAGTTGATTTGGAACGGTTTATTCAATATTTAAGGAACGTGGATACTAAATGTGTGTGTAAACGGAGTAGGAAAAGCTTCGGGTCGTTTCTCGTCGAAGCCATCGATCggatttttgcgtttttgcaAATGTTTGCCTTGCTACAGTTTACTTGGGGTTCGAATTGCTTCGCCTCGGACCGGATCAACCAATGGGCTGATCTGAGAGCCAGGCTCGAGCTTGCCATAATCGACTTGAAGAAAACGTTGCACAGTAATGAAAACGCGCACAAAATCACGACAATCGTTCGGAGTAATTTGGCCACGAGTATCAAAGACTTGATGGAGCACGGGACAAAGTCCCACCCGTTCCTGGGTTGTCTGTCGCATCAGGCAACACATGGCTGGGACATCATCCTGTTTTACTACCATTTTAAAAGAG GTGTTTCACCCAAAACTAGCAAGAAAAATTTACTGTGCGCCGTCGAAGAGATCATTTCGACGCATTCGCGGTACAAAAGGAGCCACGATTCGCACTTTAGAGCCTTCGTTTGTGCGGCTCTAAATGCCAAAAGACTTGTGCCCTGGTTAAATTTAATCTTCCACTGTCGGCGGGTTAtcgaaacattttattatccGTGGAGCTACGTTGCCACGACCGGATACCAAGACAGTCTGAGGAGTTTGGAGGCTCTGACACCGCTCAAGTTTGATCTCCCGGTTGATTTGGACGTGCGAAAGTTCCAAATTGAGGATAACGTTTTTAGCTAG
- the LOC664533 gene encoding serine/threonine/tyrosine-interacting protein, which yields MLDVNSSSVKFQQDEPMHEMPTLQCSEWTYTMRRNMQEIVPGLFLGPYSSAQKHCLKTLRDHGISHIICVRQDIEAQYIKPQINDLSITYLTLNIADTATENIIRFFPTVRQFIDEAFQRNGKVLVHGNNGISRSATLVLAYIMEKYGLSSKEAIECVKQRRGCIHPNEGFLAQLIEYEPIYKARQTLEKGETSNDNKRQKRKSEQLCESIDYDLIQPPPSPISDNNNHVINCQPDFSNHLYKLWMMKKS from the exons ATGTTGGACGTTAACTCCAGTTCAGTGAAATTTCAACAAGATGAG CCGATGCACGAGATGCCCACGCTGCAATGTAGCGAATGGACGTACACCATGAGGAGAAATATGCAAGAAATCGTCCCGGGGCTGTTCCTGGGTCCGTACTCCTCTGCTCAAAAGCACTGCCTAAAGACACTCCGAGACCACGGCATTTCGCACATAATTTGCGTCCGACAGGACATAGAAGCCCAGTACATCAAGCCCCAAATCAATGATCTCTCTATAACGTATTTAACTCTAAACATAGCGGACACAGCCACCGAAAACATCATCCGGTTCTTTCCCACTGTGAGGCAATTCATTGACGAGGCGTTTCAGCGGAACGGCAAGGTGTTGGTGCACGGCAACAACGGCATTTCCCGCAGCGCCACTTTAGTCCTAGCGTACATTATGGAAAAGTATGGATTGAGTAGCAA GGAGGCTATTGAGTGTGTGAAACAACGACGAGGGTGCATTCATCCGAACGAGGGTTTTTTAGCACAATTGATTGAGTATGAGCCGATTTATAAAGCGCGACAAACTCTGGAAAAGGGCGAGACTTCGAACGATAACAAACGCCAGAAACGTAAGTCCGAGCAGCTTTGCGAAAGTATAGACTATGATCTCATCCAACCGCCTCCAAGTCCGATTTCCGATAACAATAACCACGTCATTAACTGCCAACCGGACTTTTCCAACCACTTGTATAAACTGTGGATGATGAAGAAAAGTTAA
- the LOC664530 gene encoding protein transport protein Sec61 subunit gamma, which produces MDQITKFIEPGRQFTKDSIRLVKRCTKPDRREFQKIAIATAIGFCIMGFIGFFVKLIHIPINNIIVGS; this is translated from the exons ATGGATCAAATCACAAAATTCATTGAGCCAGGACGTCAGTTCACTAAAGACTCAATTAGATTAGTTAAAAGATGCACAAAACCCGACAGGAGGG AGTTCCAAAAAATCGCAATTGCCACAGCCATCGGGTTCTGTATTATGGGTTTCATAGGTTTCTTCGTCAAACTCATCCATATACCCATCAATAATATCATCGTCGGTTCATAG
- the Unc-76 gene encoding fasciculation and elongation protein zeta-2 isoform X1: MRDLATKMAELKFEAPLAQFEESDEWGSTEFQNATIKNENELNNINLNKKIKDINDVLNDFNEDILNNSNTETLPPKNVILKNGETASVADNFTETFSGSLEDLVNTFDEKITKCFGNYEESVEKLAPVQVRTQEEIMNECQMWWTITGNFGNILPIDWSKSYARKLHMPALNLNEKEATTPDDDLELSSEDEAVASDLDMHALILGGLHQDTEPLKTADEVIQEIDDMMQEETCSLDGSPGSRDSIIETNETLEKAKEVLSSPLYEDKLRDLSLSQLNELFLELEVLIREFSETLISELALRDELEYEKELKNTFISLLLAVQNKRRQYHVEKKRSLKNASKTPSGLDPKYLTTVIPYHLDSGPPDNQTLQVLIKILKAINEDSPTVPTLLTDYILKVICPT; this comes from the exons ATGCGGGATTTGGCCACAAAAATGGCCGAACTAAAATTTGAAGCACCACTGGCCCAATTCGAGGAATCGGATGAATGGGGTTCGACCGAGTTTCAAAACGCCACCATAAAAAACGAGAACGAACTGAACAACATCAAcctgaacaaaaaaatcaaagacatCAACGACGTCCTGAACGATTTCAATGAGGACATCCTCAACAATTCAAACACCGAAACCTTGCCGCCAAAAAACGTGATTTTGAAAAACGGTGAAACGGCCTCGGTGGCCGACAACTTCACCGAAACTTTCTCGGGCTCGCTTGAGGACCTCGTTAACACGTTCgatgaaaaaatcaccaagtgCTTCGGCAACTACGAGGAGTCGGTGGAGAAGTTGGCCCCCGTCCAGGTCCGGACGCAGGAGGAGATCATGAACGAATGCCA AATGTGGTGGACCATAACGGGAAACTTCGGCAACATACTGCCCATTGACTGGTCCAAATCATATGCCAGGAAACTGCACATGCCAGCTCTCAATTTAAACGAGAAG GAAGCCACAACGCCCGACGACGACTTGGAATTAAGTTCAGAGGACGAGGCTGTCGCCAGTGATTTAGACATGCACGCCCTCATCCTGGGCGGTTTGCACCAAGACACCGAGCCGCTTAAGACCGCAGACGAAGTCATCCAGGAGATTGACGACATGATGCAGGAGGAGACGTGTTCGCTAGACGGCTCTCCGGGATCCAGGGACTCCATAATTGAGACGAATGAGACGCTGGAAAAGGCGAAGGAGGTTTTAAGCTCGCCGTTGTATGAAGACA AATTACGCGACTTGAGTCTGTCGCAGTTAAATGAATTATTTCTGGAACTAGAGGTTTTAATTAGGGAATTTTCCGAAACGCTTATCTCGGAGTTGGCCCTCAGAGACGAGTTGGAGTACGAGAAGGAGCTGAAGAACACTTTTATTTCCCTACTTCTTGCCGTTCAAAATAAACGTAGACAATACCATGTTGAGAAGAAGCGGAGTTTAAAAAATGCGTCCAAGACTCCCAGCGGACTGGACCCGAAA TATTTAACCACTGTCATTCCGTACCATTTAGATAGCGGACCACCGGATAATCAAACGTTACAAGTCCTGATTAAAA TTTTGAAAGCCATAAATGAAGACAGCCCCACAGTTCCCACTTTATTAACGGACTATATCCTAAAAG TTATATGTCCGACGTAA